The following DNA comes from Solanum stenotomum isolate F172 chromosome 11, ASM1918654v1, whole genome shotgun sequence.
TAAAATTTCTTCTATCTTATTATTTTGGAATTCGACACCAATTTAGTTGGGTTCTATATTTGATTCAACAATAATTTATACCGCTTAACGGTGTAatttggacaaataaaaatcctctccttttttttatttttttcattttcaaaatttgtacAACATGATGTATAAAAAGGTACATATGCTTTTATACATTATGCATACATTGCATATACATCTTTATacattacatatatacattatATAACCATATATTAATAGTGTATAACTATGTTTAAACAATATATTCACACTATTTTATAGGGAATTTGAAGcctaaagaaaaaaggaaaaagaaaagaaaagagagattGCACCAAGACTAGTTCGTGCTTCTTTTAAagagttttttctttttgggcAAATAATTATTCTTAAATTATAATCATATTTGTCACTATTCTATTATCTGTCGATACATCTAATTGTTAAGCTAAAATTGGTTAACTAGATTACCAAATGTTTGGACGGGTCAAAATAGATTGAGTAAATGAATAGACTAGTTATTAATCAGCTTATAAGATTTGAGATGAAATGAGATAAAATGCACGTTATAATCAAATTCTTGTTGAGTTTAATtgctttatttgattttttgaataattttttagtacaacctaaataaaataaaatgtctttttaaaaatatattgacaaTATTTCTCATTAGTCAATTTGAGCGATATATAACCCCAttttcatgaattgaactaatAAATAAGTGGGTCAATAACTTATCCAAACTTTATTGAACTCCATATATGTATAAGATtcacagaaaagaaaaaaaaaagagaatttgaTTTGGATGAGATAAGAGtgaaattatcaaaaatcaATTAGTTCATGTTTAGAAAGACATCTTGGTAATTAGATTTTGTGTAATTACAATGTTGATATATTTGATTGGCTATGCAATTATTTGATTAGTAGATAATTACTATCCCAATAATTACACCAAATTTCAGTTACCAGATGACTTTTCAAATAGACCTtattcttctctcttctctttgATGTGTATATACAACTAATTAATCACATGGCCTAATCTCATCATCTGCACCTCATTTAAGTTGAATGAATATCAACCTTTCATTCTTCATTTTGTCAATCCATTCATTTGACACCTCTAGTTATTACTTATTATATTGTATCATACGttagttttttgttttgattgttatttaaattttattgtatccaTATATTAAATCCATCGTTATGTAACGACAAATAATCTCActttatataaacaaataatttgatgtaattgcttcattaccttatcctcatatttttttcttataatagtTCTACTTCATATCCtatttttctcataaatatattttacaaattGTTGATGTATGACATTATGTAACAATTAAAAAAGATACAATCTATATAtacaaacattatatatattcattaaaacaatacgATTTAATACAACACATACACTATAACAATACGATATATTATAAAAACAACGTATTACAATCCTCCTTTGACAAGAAATATTTGATCTTGTTGTGCACGcttagttcaaaatatttttcctctGAAAAAAAGGGGTTAACCTAAAtatataagtttgattttgtaagGTACTCCCTACcttccatattaattgaatttttgaggtatttcacaccctttaaaaaaagtaaattaagatataaattgaatatagttttccatttttacccttattaattattgtcaaatttattgaagtcatcacattgaaaatccaaatgaagggtaaaattggaagaacactctaaaagtagtcttgaaaactcaacaattaagttaatttgaaaaataaaaatgtctcaaaaattcaattaatatgaaatagagaGAGTATTAATAATAGTTTGGCAGTTTTTTGAATTATTGGGTCTAgctattattaaaataaataaatagtatatATGAGTTGtctttttctagattttttttttgtggtgtaTCAAATTCTAATCAGAAAATTCATTATGAATTGTTCAGCAAAGTAGTTCCATACACATGGTGAAAATAAATGTAAGAGACATAGATCATCGTAACAAGTAAAAGTAGCAGGCACCTACCATATCTTGCTTCgtgatcatttttttatattaaagaaaataattttaatacattttaatatttttattatttatttatttgtttattattattagtctCTTTCATCCCTACTTCCTGTTGAGTTATGAAAGGAATATGACGTTATGCGGAAGCATTCAATTGCAAATCATAAGACGATAAATTAAACGACACATAAAACTATATTAAAAgtcataatattattatttgatatgaCCAATTGacctacataattaaaaactaattaaaaacataaaaattgtggagagaaaatctccccataaacaaaacttttaaattactacattgtggatgttattgttgtttttgttagaagaaacaaacctatatttatagagtcctgaAACCTTTTCTTAGTAGAAAAagagtcctaaaaggagagaataaaccaaatatgaaagaatattgtattttcctttcaagaaaagtaaaaacatttatggtaatgttttatcttttctttaagaaaaaataaatcttaaattatggtaagaaaatcagggcaaaaccctaacacttCCCAGTGTAATAGAGTcctttctaataaaaaaaagattgtgTAGCTCATAATGTTATGTACAAAAATAACattcgattttttttaaaaaaaaaaaggagcgGGTGGGGGGGGNGGTTACTACAGAATGGAAGATTTAAGAAATTAGATTATAATGTTATATACACAAATAACATTCTCATTAAAAAGCAAAAAGGGGTTGCCATAGAAAGGAAGATTTAAGAAATTAGACTTTAATGTTATGTACACAAATAACAATCGAATTAAATAGAAGAAATGGTTACCGTAGAAAGGaagatttaataaattaaatttaatgttacGTATACAAAAAACAatagaattaaatttttaaaaaaagggggTTACCACAAAAAGAAAGATTTAAGAAATTAGactaacaaaatattttgggttAAAGTTATGTACACTAATAATGTGAAAAGAATACTATATTATTGAAGTAGTTTATTGTTTAACCATCATTGATGTGAAATGAAAATAGCTAAGTGacttttgatttcaaaataaagttaaatgacTATGAATGATTTTTGTGTTACAAGATAAAGTGAAGTAATTTTTTGAAACATAAACTATTAGTTGAGTGTCGTTTGAGAAATTAACTTTTCTTATGCGAGACATGTAAACTTCTCTTTTAAATAAAACTTGTGCTTTGATATGCTTATACTCacaaaatttagaataaaacaCCAAACAATGCTTCTTATTTCAAgaataattttcaaaagttttgaattttattttaatattaactCTTACCATGACCAAGCAAACTTTTGAGTTTTAAAGGAATAAAAGTAGATGCATGAATAATGGAAAATATTTGTTCCTATTGTTTTGGATAAATCGATGGGTGCAAAATAATAGAAATTCCTTTATGAAGCATGTAAAATAATTAAGCTAATTAAACTTTTAAACCCCCTGAATAAAACAAACCGAAAGGCGCCAGCAGCTTTATATAGTAACTAATAAtttaaatgttgaaattttgacTAATCTATCTTTGatttaaaagttctatttgggtcattgctTATAATTAAGAGAACtatttgtactttatttttgaatattcttaCGTGTGTAAGGTATTAATATTGTGATATAATTGAGACATTTcttgaaaaaacaaaatcataattctgtattatacaaatatatataagttgaagTTGACCAAACTATGATAACCGATTTACCGTATCGCAAAATCGaaactttaaaatatcaaacCTTTGGTATGGTAATAgaatagtatttttaaaaattgaaattactGAACCTAACTTTTCAATACCATATCATGCCCACCCTAGCTAACATCATAGAAATAGCTTTATTTCTTAATCAAACCTTAAAGCAAGTGATACGTTCTGATTCAGAACCGCCTAACCATCCAAATGTAGGATATAGCCACACACCTGCCTCATCAACATGTTAGTATGGGCCGTAATACCAAACACTTGTTAAGATCAAATATTTATTATCGTGCTAGAAcctacaataattttattttttaactaaattTCTCAAGCAAGCGTCATGTTAAACCATGACACCGACCTTAACTATCCCTCGCCCATCACCTATGCCTCACCATAACAAAACTCATGGTTTCGATGCCAATATATATAGTCTCATAGGCAAACAAAGGGAACAAAACCATCAAAAGGAGATCATAGACAACTTcataaagaaaatttatttcttgGTCATCACTTTGCTCATcaatgataaatataaaataaattaattgatgGATCTAAGTAGGACCACGTAGATATCATTCAAGTTAGAAATTAAAAAACTCAATTATAGTCACTATTCCTCTAATTTTTTATaccaaaaaaattcaactctGTTTTAATTCTTCTTTGAAATAAATACCAGCACGTTTCACCATCATctcaaacacaaataaaattgttaTAAGTTTTGTAAAATGGAATTTGAGCAACACATAAACAGAAGAGACCAAAACATGAAGAAGTACAATAATCTTAAAACTACTTCACATGAAGATCACTTTGGTATAAGAGTTGATAATTCATTTCATTCAAGAGAAAATGGTATTTCTAAGAGTGATTCTCCTGAAAAGAAACTTTCATGGTTACGTTCTCAGGTTATTGGTGCAAATGTTGATTTCGAGACGCCATTTGGAAGACGTAGGATGACTTATGCTGATCATACTGCATCTGGAAGATGTCTTCATTATATCGAAAACTATATCATTAATAATGTCCTTCCTTTCTATGGTATATGTTCGTTTACCTTAATTTTATAGTAGTAActacatagtactgcttcatcCTTAACCAGAGGGAAAAGATAATAATAACGACTATTGTATTATTTTGTGCAGGTAATAGTCATACTAGTGATAGTTATGTGGGAtatcaaacaacaaaaatagtgCATGAAGCAGCAGCTTATGTGAAGAAATGCTTAGGTGGAGGAGAAGAAgatgtaattattttttgtggTTCTGGTTCTACTGCTGCTATTAAAAGGCTACAAGAAGTTATGGGGATTTCAGTCTCTTCTATACTAAGAGAAAAAGTACTCACAAGATGCTTTCGTAACAAAACTAAAGAGAGATGGGTTGTGTTTGTTGGACCTTATGAACATCACTCTAACATTCTTTCATGGAGACAGAGTTTAGCTGAAGTTGTGGAGATTGGATTGGACGAAAAAGGGCTAGTAGACATGGAAGCCTTGAGGGATCAGCTTGAGTTCTATAAGTCTACGAATAGACCATTGTTAGGTTCATTTTCAGCTTGTAGTAATGTTACTGGGACTTATTCTGATACAAGAGCCATCGCTCGTCTACTTCACAAAAACGGAGCCTTTGCTTGCTTTGACTTTGCAGCAAGGTATGCTATAAGAATTGTTATATTATGTCATGTCACGAAAAGATGACTAATTTTGGGTGTTATGTTATAGTGCTCCATACGCGAAAATAGAGATGCGATCAGGAGAGATAGATGGATATGATGCTGTTTTTATTAGTCCTCATAAGTTTCTTGGAGGTCCAGGCACACCTGGAATTCTTCTAATCAACAAAGCACTCTATAGATTGGGGACTTCACCTCCATCTACTTGTGGAGGTGGTACTGTTGATTTTGTCAACCCCTACAATGAAAAGGTATGTATATACTAATTAAGTTGTGCGGACTCTTCATCTTTTGTTTAGCTCTCATGATAATTCTGAAGCTAAAAGAATCTTGATATACAATAAAATTAACAGGACACACTTTATGTGGAGAATATTGAAGAAAGGGAGGATGCAGGAACACCACCAATCATTCAGAAAGTGAGAACAGCACTTGCATTTTGGGTGAAAGAGTTCATAAGTCACAAAGTAATTGAAAGAATGGAACACACCTACATTGAACTTGCACTACAAAGGCTTCTCCCAAATCCTAACATATGGATTTTAGGAAATGTAACAGCCAAGAGACAAGCTGTGCTTTCTTTTCTCATATATACCACAACTTACTCTTCATCAAATGATAGCAATGGTGAGGAAAGCGCGTTTTACTTATGGGAAGAAACAGGAAAATACAGAAGAGATAAACCTCTTCATGGTCCTTTTGTCGCTAAGCTGCTTAATGACCTGTTTGGTATTCAGGCTAGAGGTGGATGTGCTTGTGCAGGACCCTATGGACATAGTTTGCTCAATGTTGATGAACCTCATTCTCTTGCTTTTAGAGATGCAATTCAAATGGTGAGTTTGATTCACTAAGCTTTTGACATTCCATTTCTTGATGTGCCATATATGGTAAAATGTCTTTCGGGTGCAAATATTTCGCTAACAAGTTTATGCTAAACTGATCATAAAACAGCTCCCTCAAGAACTTGTCCTGTTCACAATGTTCCTCAAGAAATGGTACTGTTACATCATTTTACATAAGTTATCTTTGAATTGACAGGGTTATAGTGGAGTTAAGCCGGGATGGACAAGGGTCAGCTTCCCCTATTACATGTCCaaggaagaatttgtgttcATTCTAGCAGCAATAGAATTCATATCCATTTATGGACAAAGGTTCCTCCCTTTGTATCATTTCAATTGGAGGAGTGGCGCGtggattttcaagaaaaaagcTTTCAATTGCAACTTTTGCTGTTCACAAATGACGAACATATTGAATATAAGTTGCCATAACACTAAAGAAAACAACCATGGTGGAGGTCTTGTTTACAAGTATGTAAAGTACATTGAGACAGCCAAGCGTATCGCTAATCTCCTTCCCAAGTTCCCACCTCAACGACCGATACCTGAAGAAATAGACCCCAATCTTGTACCCTTTA
Coding sequences within:
- the LOC125845333 gene encoding uncharacterized protein LOC125845333, whose product is MEFEQHINRRDQNMKKYNNLKTTSHEDHFGIRVDNSFHSRENGISKSDSPEKKLSWLRSQVIGANVDFETPFGRRRMTYADHTASGRCLHYIENYIINNVLPFYGNSHTSDSYVGYQTTKIVHEAAAYVKKCLGGGEEDVIIFCGSGSTAAIKRLQEVMGISVSSILREKVLTRCFRNKTKERWVVFVGPYEHHSNILSWRQSLAEVVEIGLDEKGLVDMEALRDQLEFYKSTNRPLLGSFSACSNVTGTYSDTRAIARLLHKNGAFACFDFAASAPYAKIEMRSGEIDGYDAVFISPHKFLGGPGTPGILLINKALYRLGTSPPSTCGGGTVDFVNPYNEKDTLYVENIEEREDAGTPPIIQKVRTALAFWVKEFISHKVIERMEHTYIELALQRLLPNPNIWILGNVTAKRQAVLSFLIYTTTYSSSNDSNGEESAFYLWEETGKYRRDKPLHGPFVAKLLNDLFGIQARGGCACAGPYGHSLLNVDEPHSLAFRDAIQMGYSGVKPGWTRVSFPYYMSKEEFVFILAAIEFISIYGQRFLPLYHFNWRSGAWIFKKKAFNCNFCCSQMTNILNISCHNTKENNHGGGLVYKYVKYIETAKRIANLLPKFPPQRPIPEEIDPNLVPFRV